From a region of the Paenibacillus sp. R14(2021) genome:
- a CDS encoding ornithine--oxo-acid transaminase, whose product MDGTTSRIIEQTERFGAHNYHPLPIVISKAEGVWVEDPDRNRYMDMLSAYSALNHGHRHPRIIAALKEQADKVTLTSRAFHNDQLGIFYEKLSAVTGKSMILPMNTGAEAVETALKAVRRWAYNVKKVPVDQAEIIVCEGNFHGRTITVTSFSSSEEYKAGFGPFTPGFRIIPYGDIDALRAAITPNTAAFLVEPIQGEAGIIIPPEGFLKAASELCKQENVLFAADEIQTGFGRTGRMFACYWEGVVPDMYIMGKALGGGVFPISAVAANESILGVFEPGSHGSTFGGNPLGCATAIAALDVLAEEELVSRSNELGTYFLSLLRSLDDPAIKEIRGRGLFIGLELNGKARPYCEKLKELGLLCKETHESTIRFAPPLTITREQLDWAFARIKQLF is encoded by the coding sequence ATGGACGGTACGACAAGCCGGATTATCGAGCAAACGGAGCGTTTCGGCGCGCATAATTATCATCCGCTGCCAATCGTCATCTCGAAAGCCGAAGGCGTATGGGTGGAAGATCCAGACCGCAACCGCTACATGGATATGCTCAGTGCGTATTCGGCGCTGAATCACGGCCATCGCCATCCCCGCATTATCGCCGCCTTGAAGGAACAGGCGGACAAGGTCACGCTAACCTCGCGAGCCTTTCATAATGATCAGCTGGGCATCTTCTACGAGAAGCTGTCGGCGGTGACCGGAAAAAGCATGATTCTGCCCATGAACACTGGTGCCGAGGCCGTGGAAACAGCACTTAAAGCCGTCCGCCGCTGGGCGTATAACGTGAAGAAGGTGCCAGTCGATCAAGCCGAAATCATCGTTTGCGAGGGCAACTTTCATGGCCGAACGATTACGGTGACTTCTTTCTCGTCATCAGAGGAATACAAAGCAGGATTCGGCCCGTTCACGCCAGGTTTCCGCATCATTCCATACGGCGATATCGATGCATTGCGGGCGGCGATCACACCGAACACGGCTGCTTTCCTAGTAGAGCCGATTCAAGGCGAAGCTGGGATCATCATCCCGCCGGAGGGCTTCCTGAAAGCGGCAAGCGAGCTGTGCAAGCAGGAAAACGTGCTGTTCGCGGCCGATGAGATTCAGACGGGCTTTGGCAGGACCGGCCGAATGTTCGCCTGCTATTGGGAAGGCGTAGTGCCGGATATGTATATCATGGGCAAAGCGCTGGGAGGCGGCGTGTTCCCAATCTCGGCGGTTGCCGCGAATGAATCGATTCTAGGCGTATTCGAGCCTGGTTCGCACGGCTCGACCTTCGGCGGAAATCCCCTCGGATGCGCGACGGCAATCGCGGCCCTTGACGTCTTGGCGGAGGAGGAGCTGGTCAGCCGTTCCAACGAGCTCGGGACCTATTTCCTGTCGCTTCTGCGCAGCTTGGACGATCCGGCCATTAAGGAAATTCGCGGCCGGGGGTTGTTCATCGGGCTGGAGCTTAACGGCAAGGCCCGTCCGTACTGCGAGAAGCTCAAGGAACTGGGCCTTCTGTGCAAGGAAACACATGAATCGACGATTCGTTTTGCACCGCCGCTTACGATAACGCGGGAACAGCTCGATTGGGCGTTCGCGCGGATCAAGCAGCTATTTTAA
- a CDS encoding proline dehydrogenase: MDMLLKNMFQALGKSRSANRLAKKYGLRFGAARFVAGETIKQSIDAVRRLNEDGRMATLDHLGEFVFSSEEAEESANMCMQTLDAIAESGVTSNLSLKMTSLGLDINRELCVNNMKRILSRARSHNNFVRIDMEDYAHCQVSLDIYRELREQYDNVGIVIQAYLYRTVQDVTDLNGLKANLRLVKGAYKESADVAFPEKKDVDENLKRIIRLHLMNGNYAAVASHDEAIINFTKDFVREQGISKDAFEFQMLYGICEDLQKQLVQEGYRVRVYVPYGVDWFGYFMRRLAERPANVWFVLKNMLK; the protein is encoded by the coding sequence ATGGATATGCTCCTCAAGAACATGTTTCAAGCGCTCGGTAAGAGCCGCTCCGCGAATCGGCTGGCCAAGAAATACGGGCTTCGATTCGGCGCGGCGCGCTTCGTCGCAGGCGAGACGATCAAGCAGTCCATCGATGCCGTGCGCAGGCTGAACGAAGACGGACGAATGGCGACGCTCGATCACCTGGGGGAATTCGTGTTCAGCAGCGAGGAAGCGGAAGAGTCGGCGAATATGTGCATGCAGACGCTGGACGCGATCGCCGAGTCGGGCGTGACGTCGAATCTGTCGCTGAAGATGACGTCGCTCGGTCTCGATATTAACAGGGAGCTCTGCGTGAACAACATGAAGCGGATTCTGAGCCGGGCACGCAGCCATAACAATTTTGTCCGGATCGATATGGAGGATTACGCGCATTGCCAGGTTTCGCTCGATATTTATCGGGAGCTGCGCGAGCAGTACGACAACGTCGGCATCGTCATTCAAGCCTACCTATATCGTACGGTGCAGGACGTGACGGACTTGAACGGGCTGAAGGCTAATCTGAGGCTCGTCAAAGGCGCGTACAAAGAATCCGCAGATGTCGCATTCCCGGAGAAGAAGGATGTCGACGAGAATTTGAAGCGCATTATTCGCCTGCATCTGATGAATGGCAATTATGCGGCGGTCGCGAGCCATGACGAGGCGATCATCAACTTTACGAAGGACTTTGTCCGTGAACAAGGCATTTCCAAGGATGCCTTTGAATTTCAGATGCTCTACGGAATTTGTGAAGATCTTCAGAAGCAGCTCGTTCAGGAAGGGTACCGCGTCCGCGTCTACGTGCCGTACGGCGTCGATTGGTTCGGCTATTTCATGCGACGGCTCGCGGAACGGCCCGCTAACGTATGGTTCGTGCTCAAGAACATGTTGAAATAA
- a CDS encoding NAD-dependent malic enzyme yields MAQTTMIFRLELDHKKVSFGDVAAAISKAGGDVTSIDVIRPGHDTSTRDVTVDLLDKNEASVTDALRSLDGIKVINVSDRTFLVHLGGKITIQPTLPIKNRDDLSKVYTPGVAKVCRAIADDVNKAYSLTIKRNTVAVVTDGTAVLGLGDIGPHAAAPVMEGKAMLFKQLAGVDAFPICLDTKDTDEIVRTIKAISPIFGGINLEDIGSPRCFEIENRLAAELDIPIFHDDQHGTAVVTIAGLINALKVVGKRMENIRVVVNGIGAAGVSICKMLLGAGVKRLVPIDRDGAIVRGETYDYPMWQWLADQPQVEANRGTLKELIAGADVFIGVSRARVLNEEDVKQMAPGSIVFAMANPEPEISPEEALPHVAVFATGRSDYPNQINNVLVFPGIFRGALDCRARHINEPMKLAAARAIASVVTSDELHEHYIIPSIFNDKVVSLVRKAVIEAAILTNTARRTPPDFR; encoded by the coding sequence ATGGCGCAAACCACCATGATCTTCCGCTTGGAGCTGGATCATAAGAAAGTGAGCTTCGGCGATGTAGCGGCAGCGATCAGCAAAGCGGGAGGAGACGTGACGTCGATCGACGTAATCCGTCCGGGTCACGATACCTCGACGCGGGATGTTACCGTCGATCTGCTGGACAAGAACGAAGCAAGCGTCACGGATGCGCTTCGAAGCTTGGACGGCATTAAAGTCATTAACGTCTCCGACCGCACGTTTCTCGTCCATCTCGGCGGCAAAATCACCATTCAGCCGACCTTGCCGATCAAGAACCGCGACGATTTATCAAAGGTGTACACGCCCGGCGTAGCCAAAGTGTGCAGGGCGATCGCCGATGATGTCAACAAAGCGTATTCGCTGACGATCAAACGCAACACGGTCGCCGTCGTTACGGACGGCACTGCCGTTCTCGGACTTGGCGATATCGGTCCGCACGCAGCGGCTCCGGTCATGGAAGGGAAGGCGATGCTGTTCAAGCAGCTCGCGGGAGTCGATGCTTTTCCGATCTGCCTGGATACGAAGGATACGGATGAGATTGTCCGGACGATCAAAGCGATCAGTCCGATCTTCGGCGGCATCAACTTGGAGGATATCGGTTCGCCGCGCTGCTTCGAAATTGAGAACCGGCTGGCGGCGGAGCTTGATATTCCGATTTTTCACGATGACCAGCATGGCACGGCCGTTGTGACGATCGCGGGCTTAATTAATGCGCTTAAAGTGGTGGGCAAACGGATGGAGAACATCCGCGTCGTCGTGAACGGCATCGGCGCTGCCGGAGTCTCCATCTGCAAAATGCTCCTCGGCGCCGGCGTGAAACGACTCGTTCCCATCGACCGGGACGGCGCGATCGTGCGCGGCGAAACCTACGACTATCCGATGTGGCAATGGCTTGCCGATCAGCCGCAGGTGGAAGCTAATCGGGGAACGCTGAAGGAATTGATCGCAGGCGCAGACGTGTTCATCGGCGTATCGCGGGCGCGCGTGCTGAACGAAGAAGATGTGAAGCAGATGGCACCGGGCTCGATCGTCTTCGCGATGGCCAACCCCGAGCCCGAAATCTCGCCGGAAGAGGCGCTGCCGCATGTTGCGGTATTCGCAACCGGCCGCAGCGATTACCCGAACCAGATCAACAACGTGCTCGTATTCCCGGGAATCTTCCGCGGCGCGCTGGACTGCCGGGCAAGACATATTAATGAGCCGATGAAGCTGGCTGCCGCGCGGGCTATCGCCTCGGTCGTCACCTCGGATGAACTGCACGAGCATTACATTATTCCGAGCATATTCAACGACAAGGTCGTCTCGCTCGTTCGCAAGGCCGTTATCGAAGCCGCCATTCTGACGAACACGGCACGCCGTACGCCGCCTGATTTCAGATAG
- a CDS encoding DUF6886 family protein, producing the protein MKLFHFSEDPSIRVFTPRQLPYRLDEPPMVWAIDELHSYHYYFPRDCPRVCFWFDEGTTDADKAYFFGQSRTARIIAIESGWLSRLRSARLYRYVFDAEQFRLYNGNAGYYVSESEVSPEAIEPVEDCMGRLAEAGIELRITPSLMPLKEAIPASTVHFSMIRMSNAAKNG; encoded by the coding sequence TTGAAACTGTTTCATTTTAGCGAGGATCCGAGCATTCGCGTATTTACGCCCAGGCAATTGCCTTATCGGCTGGATGAGCCTCCGATGGTATGGGCGATCGATGAACTTCATTCGTATCATTATTATTTCCCGAGGGACTGCCCTCGGGTTTGTTTTTGGTTCGATGAAGGCACGACGGATGCGGACAAAGCGTACTTCTTCGGTCAATCGCGGACTGCGCGGATCATTGCAATTGAGAGCGGCTGGCTAAGCCGGCTTCGCTCCGCCCGATTGTACCGTTATGTGTTCGATGCCGAGCAATTCAGGCTCTATAACGGCAATGCTGGTTATTACGTCTCCGAAAGCGAGGTTTCGCCAGAGGCTATTGAACCGGTCGAAGATTGCATGGGCCGTCTTGCCGAGGCGGGCATTGAGCTGCGAATAACGCCCTCGCTGATGCCCTTGAAGGAAGCGATTCCCGCATCCACCGTCCATTTTTCTATGATCCGCATGTCGAATGCCGCCAAGAACGGTTAA
- the rocF gene encoding arginase, translated as MAKLSLIQVPFGLGASRPGNEEGPESMIQAGLLRQIRKTAYELTHDVKVKVKLQPGQPASKDGHVKHLPEVMEMCKQVAEHVSRSAADGEIPLVLGGDHSVTIGALAGMASQKRSIGIIYFDAHAGMNTEANSPTGSLGGMSLAVALGHAKLRLSDLAPAVQGGAVKKQNVVLIGVRDVEPDERELILAEGITVFTMHEIDRMGIEQVVRKAVEIAGDGTDGIHVSFSADCLDPLEAPGVGMQVPGGLTYREAHFACELLAEAGRIISIDMVEVNAMLDESRRTARLAIGLIASLLGKRIL; from the coding sequence ATGGCCAAATTAAGCCTGATTCAAGTCCCGTTCGGACTTGGCGCGAGCAGACCGGGGAACGAAGAGGGACCGGAGTCGATGATACAAGCCGGTCTTCTGCGTCAAATCCGCAAAACCGCATACGAGCTCACGCATGACGTCAAAGTGAAAGTCAAATTACAGCCCGGTCAGCCGGCATCCAAGGACGGTCATGTCAAGCATCTTCCTGAAGTGATGGAAATGTGCAAACAGGTGGCGGAGCATGTCTCACGCTCCGCTGCGGACGGAGAGATTCCGCTCGTGCTCGGCGGCGATCACAGCGTGACGATCGGCGCTCTGGCAGGAATGGCTTCGCAGAAACGCAGCATCGGCATTATTTATTTCGACGCACATGCCGGCATGAATACGGAAGCGAACAGCCCGACCGGCAGTCTCGGCGGCATGTCGCTCGCCGTTGCGCTCGGTCATGCAAAGCTGCGGCTGTCGGACCTCGCCCCAGCTGTTCAAGGCGGTGCCGTCAAGAAACAAAACGTCGTGCTGATCGGCGTTCGCGACGTGGAGCCGGATGAGCGAGAGCTGATTCTGGCGGAGGGTATCACGGTATTCACGATGCACGAAATCGACCGCATGGGAATCGAGCAGGTTGTCCGCAAGGCCGTCGAAATTGCAGGGGACGGCACGGACGGCATCCACGTCAGCTTCTCCGCGGATTGTCTGGACCCGCTCGAAGCGCCCGGCGTTGGCATGCAGGTGCCAGGCGGGCTTACATACCGCGAGGCGCATTTCGCCTGCGAATTGCTTGCGGAAGCAGGACGAATCATCTCCATTGACATGGTGGAAGTGAACGCCATGCTAGACGAGAGCAGAAGAACGGCCAGATTGGCGATCGGACTTATTGCATCGCTGCTCGGCAAACGCATTCTATAG
- a CDS encoding sigma-54-dependent Fis family transcriptional regulator, translating into MFKLEQLPLNTCFTLLQPDATIQQLVDVLEQGQAAMITTGQPGNQAILVLPGEAAFIRSCFAAHKAASAATQLGDSPFVSFILKQEAELLEDMMFSRLLSTNRPLIFADEDGLMIGFIQLSELLLHAETERQRWQTYFATLSETVTDAVTVVDRDGEVICWNPIAEEIYDLPKRDILGRRIGEHFETETLMVLKILDEGRMIRNTYHRPREDTHVLINASPIRDVHGAIIGGIAAEQDITQLVRLNEQLTSAHTFSHQTKTENKELFSLIKGKGPAIAKVIQWARKVAVTDTPVLLVGEGGSGKEQLAQIIHHASSRSDEVFLSVNCGIVPMGLLEAELFGFQGGTFSGSHGGEAGKLEQAKDGTLFLNEIDRLSLELQAKLYHYLMQQTITRTGGSRPIAVQTRIIAASTENLAAKVEEGSFRADLYYALNVVSIALPPLRDRSEDIPAMIQMYLKQFSLQYQKPLPSLAPEVMLAFTNYGWPGNLLELRNTVERCVILCDDDLITMEQLPPVLQEQQQSLAPYGRDAEGNPAASATADKPLKASVNESEEQALIHEALSKTAGNKSAAAKLLGVSRGTLYNKMKEYGLA; encoded by the coding sequence ATGTTTAAACTTGAACAGCTCCCGTTGAACACCTGCTTTACTTTGCTTCAACCGGATGCGACGATACAGCAGCTTGTCGACGTGTTAGAACAAGGCCAGGCTGCCATGATAACAACCGGCCAGCCGGGAAACCAAGCGATTCTGGTTCTTCCGGGCGAGGCTGCCTTTATTCGAAGCTGCTTTGCCGCGCATAAGGCGGCATCCGCTGCGACGCAGTTAGGGGATTCCCCGTTCGTGTCGTTTATCTTGAAGCAAGAAGCCGAGCTTCTCGAAGATATGATGTTCTCGCGTCTCTTATCGACCAATCGTCCACTAATCTTTGCAGACGAAGACGGCCTGATGATTGGTTTTATTCAGCTGTCGGAGCTGCTTCTGCATGCCGAAACTGAGCGGCAGCGGTGGCAGACTTATTTTGCAACATTGTCGGAGACGGTTACGGATGCGGTGACGGTCGTCGACCGCGATGGCGAGGTTATTTGCTGGAATCCAATAGCGGAGGAAATTTACGATTTGCCGAAGCGCGATATATTGGGCCGTCGGATCGGCGAGCATTTTGAAACGGAGACCCTTATGGTGCTCAAGATTCTGGATGAAGGTCGTATGATTCGCAACACCTACCATCGCCCGCGCGAAGATACACATGTACTTATTAATGCTTCGCCTATCCGCGATGTGCATGGCGCCATCATCGGAGGCATAGCGGCGGAGCAGGATATTACGCAGCTCGTTCGCCTGAATGAGCAGCTTACGTCCGCGCATACCTTCTCGCATCAGACAAAAACCGAGAATAAGGAGTTGTTCTCGCTCATCAAGGGCAAAGGTCCGGCAATTGCCAAAGTCATTCAATGGGCCAGGAAAGTAGCCGTGACGGATACGCCCGTTCTTCTGGTCGGTGAAGGCGGCTCCGGCAAGGAGCAGCTCGCGCAAATCATTCACCATGCGAGTTCACGATCGGACGAAGTGTTCCTCTCCGTGAATTGCGGTATCGTACCGATGGGACTGCTGGAAGCGGAGCTGTTCGGCTTCCAAGGCGGCACCTTCTCCGGCAGTCATGGCGGAGAGGCGGGCAAGCTGGAGCAGGCTAAGGACGGCACGCTCTTCCTGAACGAGATCGACCGGTTATCACTGGAGCTTCAAGCCAAGCTGTACCATTACTTGATGCAGCAGACGATTACGCGAACAGGCGGCAGCAGGCCTATTGCGGTGCAGACGCGGATCATCGCCGCTTCGACGGAGAATCTGGCCGCCAAGGTCGAGGAAGGCAGCTTCCGGGCTGATTTGTACTACGCGCTTAATGTCGTGTCGATTGCGCTTCCGCCGCTGCGGGATCGAAGCGAGGATATTCCCGCGATGATTCAGATGTACTTGAAGCAGTTCTCGCTGCAATACCAGAAGCCGCTTCCGTCCTTGGCGCCGGAGGTTATGCTGGCCTTCACCAATTACGGCTGGCCGGGCAACCTGCTCGAGCTGCGCAATACGGTGGAACGCTGCGTCATCCTTTGCGATGACGATCTCATTACGATGGAGCAGCTGCCCCCGGTGCTCCAAGAGCAGCAGCAGAGCCTTGCGCCGTACGGCCGGGACGCCGAGGGGAATCCAGCAGCCAGCGCTACGGCGGACAAACCGCTGAAGGCTAGCGTTAACGAATCGGAGGAGCAAGCGCTTATCCATGAAGCACTGTCCAAGACGGCTGGCAATAAGAGTGCGGCAGCCAAGCTGCTCGGTGTATCCCGCGGTACCTTGTACAACAAAATGAAAGAATACGGTCTGGCGTAG
- the pruA gene encoding L-glutamate gamma-semialdehyde dehydrogenase produces the protein MTTSFTEVKPYANEPFTNFGLKANIEAMEAAIVKVRSELGGSYPLTIGGRKIETEAKITSINPGSIDEVIGYVSKADQQLAEEAMQAALKTFETWKRVPVRERAEYLFKAAKLMRERKHEFSALMLLESGKNYVEADVDTAEAIDFMEFYAREIIRLSEINETQPLARIPGEDNAISYIPLGVGVIIPPWNFPLAICVGMTTAAIVSGNTVLLKPASTTPVIAHRFFSLMEEVGLPAGVINFIPGSGAEVGDYLTTHPKTRFISFTGSKEVGLRINKLAADTAPGQIWIKRVIAEMGGKDGIVVDETADLEAAAAAIVASAFGFQGQKCSAGSRAIIVESVYDQVAERVVELTKQLHSGLPELNFPAGPVIDQTSYDRILDYIEVGKQEGTLLAGGTKAEGNGYYIAPTVFGDVSGKARIMQEEIFGPVLALAKAKDWQEAIAMFNDTEFGLTGSYFSSDEDRIAEALETVHCGNLYINRKCTGALVGVHPFGGFNMSGTDSKAGGYDYLLLFTQAKLTSRKR, from the coding sequence ATGACAACATCATTTACCGAAGTGAAGCCTTACGCTAACGAGCCTTTCACGAACTTTGGACTTAAAGCGAATATCGAGGCAATGGAAGCGGCGATTGTCAAAGTAAGATCGGAGCTGGGCGGCAGCTATCCCTTGACGATCGGGGGGCGCAAGATCGAGACGGAAGCCAAAATTACCTCAATCAACCCAGGCAGCATCGATGAGGTAATCGGCTATGTCAGCAAAGCTGATCAGCAGTTGGCGGAAGAAGCCATGCAGGCCGCGCTGAAGACGTTCGAGACTTGGAAAAGAGTCCCTGTCCGTGAGCGTGCGGAATATCTGTTCAAGGCCGCTAAGCTGATGCGCGAGCGCAAGCATGAATTCTCCGCGCTGATGCTGCTTGAATCCGGCAAGAACTACGTCGAAGCCGACGTGGATACGGCGGAAGCGATCGATTTCATGGAATTCTACGCGCGGGAAATCATCCGCCTGAGCGAGATCAACGAAACACAGCCGCTGGCGAGGATTCCTGGGGAAGACAATGCGATTTCTTATATTCCGCTTGGCGTCGGTGTCATCATTCCGCCGTGGAACTTCCCGCTTGCGATCTGCGTCGGCATGACAACAGCCGCGATCGTCTCCGGCAATACGGTGCTGCTGAAGCCGGCATCGACGACGCCCGTGATCGCGCATCGATTCTTCTCGCTGATGGAAGAGGTTGGGCTGCCTGCCGGCGTCATCAATTTCATTCCGGGAAGCGGCGCAGAGGTCGGCGATTATTTGACGACGCATCCGAAAACGCGGTTTATCAGCTTCACGGGCTCCAAGGAGGTCGGCCTGCGGATCAATAAGCTGGCGGCCGATACCGCCCCGGGTCAAATCTGGATCAAGCGCGTTATCGCGGAGATGGGCGGGAAGGACGGCATCGTCGTAGACGAAACGGCGGATCTCGAAGCCGCTGCCGCGGCGATCGTGGCATCGGCCTTCGGCTTCCAAGGCCAGAAATGCTCCGCCGGCTCGCGCGCGATCATCGTGGAATCCGTCTACGACCAGGTCGCGGAGCGCGTCGTTGAACTGACGAAGCAGCTTCATTCCGGCCTGCCGGAACTCAATTTCCCTGCAGGTCCTGTCATTGATCAGACCTCGTACGACCGCATTCTCGACTATATCGAGGTCGGCAAGCAGGAAGGTACGCTGCTAGCAGGCGGCACCAAAGCGGAAGGCAACGGCTACTATATTGCTCCGACGGTCTTCGGCGATGTAAGCGGCAAAGCCCGCATCATGCAGGAGGAAATCTTCGGGCCGGTACTGGCGCTCGCCAAAGCGAAAGACTGGCAGGAAGCGATCGCGATGTTCAACGATACGGAATTCGGCTTGACGGGCTCGTATTTCTCAAGCGACGAAGACAGGATCGCCGAAGCGCTCGAAACCGTACATTGCGGCAATCTCTACATTAACCGCAAATGCACCGGCGCGCTCGTCGGCGTACACCCGTTCGGCGGCTTCAATATGTCGGGCACCGATTCCAAGGCGGGCGGCTACGATTACCTGCTGCTGTTCACGCAAGCGAAGCTCACCTCGCGGAAGCGGTAG
- a CDS encoding LysR family transcriptional regulator: MDFKKYKTFQVVADTLNLTRAADQLGYTQPTITLQLQSLESELGVTLLGRTGKKTYLTPAGKLVKQYVDQTFALMEEMEVELRKLDNPHGLLTVAAPEFYCTQYLSLIIHSYISQNPNVKLQLFSCDSNDAMRKVASNEADLAIIAGPCESPLMETMPLGREDLVLVTTKELREKHDVRTLLETYPFITYKSGSNIQRLMNECLHEYGILPDKYIECVSDETIKRTVLYHTGIALLGSALVEDELRKGTLAEIHRFPGKIETNMVILKKRIDEQNIHSFAEIVQRIWKEWN, encoded by the coding sequence ATGGATTTCAAGAAGTACAAGACGTTTCAAGTCGTTGCAGACACGCTCAACTTGACTCGCGCCGCGGATCAGCTCGGCTATACGCAGCCGACAATTACGCTTCAGCTGCAATCGCTTGAGAGTGAGCTTGGCGTGACCCTGCTTGGGCGAACCGGGAAGAAGACCTATTTGACGCCTGCCGGCAAGCTGGTGAAACAGTACGTGGACCAAACCTTCGCCTTGATGGAGGAGATGGAAGTCGAGCTGCGCAAGCTGGACAATCCGCACGGGCTGCTGACGGTGGCAGCGCCGGAATTTTATTGCACGCAGTACTTATCGTTAATCATTCATTCCTATATTTCGCAGAATCCGAACGTAAAGCTGCAGCTGTTCTCCTGCGACAGCAACGATGCGATGCGTAAGGTCGCCTCCAATGAAGCGGATTTGGCGATCATCGCCGGCCCCTGCGAATCGCCGCTCATGGAGACGATGCCGCTCGGCAGGGAAGATCTTGTTCTCGTCACCACGAAGGAGCTGCGAGAGAAGCACGATGTCCGTACGCTTCTCGAGACCTATCCGTTCATTACGTACAAATCAGGCTCCAACATACAGCGGCTGATGAACGAATGTCTGCATGAATACGGGATTCTGCCCGATAAATATATCGAATGCGTCTCGGATGAGACGATCAAACGGACGGTTCTCTACCACACCGGCATTGCGCTGCTTGGCTCCGCGCTTGTGGAAGACGAACTGCGCAAGGGGACGCTGGCCGAAATTCACCGCTTCCCCGGCAAGATTGAGACGAACATGGTTATCTTGAAGAAACGAATCGACGAGCAGAACATTCATTCCTTCGCGGAAATCGTCCAGCGCATTTGGAAGGAATGGAACTAG
- the rocF gene encoding arginase yields MNAVNNKNISIIGVPLHYGADREGVDMGPGGIRGANLHERLSVLGYQLSDLGDLSVSRSLQPAKPGEKLKYLDEIVKVNRQLCDTVAEEMSKGQFPLVLGGDHSIAIGTIKGVLQHVKRLGVIWFDAHTDVNTEQTTGSGNIHGMSLAAPLGFGHQDLTSIGGAETKLLPENVVIIGARSIDPGERAFLKEKGIRVFTMHDIDRNGMKQVMEEAMDIVTNGTDGVHLSLDLDGMDPGDAPGVGTPVSGGMSYRECHFAMELLFERDILVSAEIVELNPVLDQHNKTANTAVELIGSVFGERIL; encoded by the coding sequence ATGAATGCGGTGAATAATAAGAACATCTCGATTATCGGCGTACCGCTGCATTATGGTGCCGATCGCGAGGGCGTGGACATGGGCCCCGGGGGGATTCGCGGCGCAAACCTTCATGAACGGCTGAGCGTGCTCGGCTATCAATTATCGGATTTAGGGGATCTATCGGTCAGCAGGTCGCTTCAGCCTGCCAAGCCGGGCGAGAAGCTGAAGTATCTGGACGAGATCGTGAAAGTCAATCGACAGCTCTGCGACACGGTCGCCGAAGAAATGAGCAAGGGACAATTCCCGCTGGTACTAGGCGGTGATCATAGCATTGCAATCGGAACAATCAAGGGTGTTCTTCAACATGTCAAGCGTCTAGGCGTTATCTGGTTCGATGCCCACACGGACGTGAACACGGAACAGACGACGGGCTCCGGCAATATCCACGGCATGTCGCTTGCCGCGCCGCTCGGCTTCGGACACCAAGACTTGACCTCGATCGGCGGCGCCGAAACGAAGCTTCTGCCGGAGAATGTCGTGATCATCGGCGCGCGTTCCATTGATCCAGGCGAGCGTGCTTTCCTGAAAGAGAAGGGCATCCGGGTGTTCACAATGCATGATATCGACCGGAACGGCATGAAGCAGGTCATGGAAGAGGCGATGGATATCGTCACGAACGGAACGGACGGCGTTCATCTCAGCCTCGATTTGGACGGCATGGACCCCGGCGATGCGCCAGGCGTAGGGACGCCGGTTTCGGGCGGGATGTCGTATCGGGAGTGCCATTTTGCCATGGAGCTGCTGTTCGAACGAGATATACTCGTATCCGCGGAAATCGTAGAATTGAATCCGGTGCTGGATCAGCATAACAAAACAGCCAACACGGCGGTGGAGCTTATCGGCTCCGTTTTCGGAGAACGAATACTATAG
- a CDS encoding HesB/YadR/YfhF family protein, which translates to MKLTVEQTAARWYIREMNLSDGDHLRIFVRLGGSGSVQPGFSLGVMKDVPRNPGLQEVVEGITFYMEADNLWYLEEKQLLIRFNELEDDITMDIE; encoded by the coding sequence ATGAAACTAACGGTAGAACAGACGGCTGCACGCTGGTATATCAGGGAAATGAATTTGTCGGATGGCGATCATTTACGCATTTTCGTAAGGTTAGGCGGCAGCGGCAGCGTTCAACCCGGCTTCTCGCTCGGCGTGATGAAGGATGTTCCGAGAAATCCGGGCCTTCAGGAGGTCGTCGAAGGCATCACGTTTTACATGGAAGCGGACAATCTGTGGTATCTGGAGGAGAAACAGCTTCTGATTCGTTTCAACGAGCTGGAGGACGACATTACCATGGATATCGAATGA